TCCGTGGCATTATTCCCCATGAAAATCCTTATTAATCTGTCTATGAGCCGTTCTCCCCTTACCTTCACCAATGGTTTGGGTTCGGTGACACCTTCTTGAGCCAGTCGTGAACCGTCGCCAGCTGCAATAATTGCGAATTTCATCCCTGCAAAGATACATAATTCTAAGGAGATAAGCCCCTTTCTCTGTAACGTTTTTCTACTAAAAGATAAACCAAAAGAAGTTTTCAGGCTCTTTACCTACCCTACCTCAATAGTTATAATACAAAACTGATAAGTAAAGCTGATAAAGAAACCCATATTAAACAACAATTAGTTACAAGAAATTTTATTACAAAAACAAAGGGCTGAAAGGCTTTAAAACCTGTCAAAATATACTGTTTGTAAGACTGTTGTAAACCAAAGACTATCAGACTGTTACAAAACCGCAAACTAAAAGGCGCTTAATTGGACTTCAAAAGGGCGTTACTTAGACTCCAAAAGGGCACCTTTTGCAAGCCTATTAGGCGTCTTCTTGAAGCCAAAAGAGCATATCTTACTTATAAAGGGAATGAAAAATCATGACAAAATAATAACAAATTGGATTCTAAACAACAATATCTAAGTTAACACTCGACTAAAAAATAGAATAGCAATAAATTCTTAAAGTAAAAATAACATGCTGGAATAAAAATAGAGGAAATAGCGTTTTAGACATAAAGAATATAAAAAATGGTAGAAACCTAAACAAAAACAATGCGTTTAGAGGTCATTTTTGTTAATTTAATGTTAAAGCGCGAACAATCTAAACAAAAAATTTGCTTGATTGAATATTATATTCTATCTTTGCATATATAGAATTAGAGGATGATAACAACAACATAACACAGATTGTTTAAGACTAAAAGAAACAAATCCTCTATAGATATTCACAAGCCAAGTTGAGATTTAATTTGACTTGTATGTGATGAAAAGAGGTTATAAAAACTATTTTACTAAGGACATCAAAAGAAACATATAGCTACTTAGTTGCGTTAACCACGCAAGGATAATTCACGCAAATAAGAGCACGAAATACATAGGTTAGTTTTTTAAGGTGAAGGATAACAAAATTGTCATAGGTCCCACTCTATCTCATGTTGGGATTTCGAAGACATTCAGCCAGTCCTGATTTCACGTCGGTGAAATCAGGATTTTTTATTTGCAATATTTTGTTTTATCCGTTAAAGTGCCTATATTTGCAACCACTTATGGTTAAAGATAAATACAAGCGAATAAGTTGTATGTTGCTCTTTTTCCTCATTGTAGGAAGAACTATGGCACAACAGCCCTTGACCTTTGAGTTGGAGCGTGTCAGCGATTCGCTTTCATGGCTTTGCTTATGCTCTAAAACAGAAAGCAAAATAGCAAAGACAAGACCAGAGAAGAATAAAACAAGCAGAACAGCTATTGCGAAATGGCGGCTTCCCTACCCTGTTTATCAACTCGTAACAGGCGATATTAATGGAGACGGAAAGGACGAAGCAATCGTTGGGGTTATCAAACCGACTCGCTTCTACCCACAACCTGCACGCCGCCTCTTCATCTTTAAGCAAATAAATGGTAAAATACGCCCCATGTGGATGGGGTCGCGAATGGGTGGAATACTATGCGATTTTCGTTTTATTGAACCATACGTACGTACATTGCAAGCAACCACCGATGATAAATATGTTGTCGCAGACTATGTTTGGGACGACTTTGGGCTCGCCTTCGTACGCTTTTTAACTGAAGCGGTTAGCCACGAAGAAGCCCTAAAACGATTTACTTCGAACGAATAAAACTAAAATATAACAATTTAAACCCAAACAAGATGAAACACAATCCCTATTACAAGCGAATGCAAAAGAACGCATTTAGAACTGTAGCTATTGCATTACTAATCTTGTTAGTCTCACCTACTGCGTGGGCACAAAGTAAAAAGACTGATGGCAACACAGGTGATGCATATATTGAACGTACCCAAGAGAAGAAGACTCCTCTTATTCTTCCTGGTGCTGGAAAAGTCAATATTGAAAAATTGAAGGGTAAGATTGATACGCAGATGGACATCTCTAAACTCAATCTTGTAGAGCTACGTGCAATCAGAAACGCCTTTGCTGCAAGGCAGGGATACCCTTTCAAAGATGCAACCTTACGTGCATTATATAATACAACAACATGGTATAACGATGCACTTTGGGATGTCTCTGAAAAAGAAGAGACCACTGGTAAGAAGTTCTCACCACGTTATACGAAAGAACAACTTGCCTTTACAGAGCGCATCCGTGCACGAGAAGCTGAATTACGAAAGCTGAACTTTAAACCAGCGAACAGTAAGGACGTGGTGAATATGAAGAATCTTATCAACCCGTTCCAGCTGAAAGAGTTTGACCCAAAGCTATATAGCATGTTGGGACAGAATGGTTTTGCTATCGTTCCTGCCGAACATAATCAGCTTTTCCACGTATATGAGAAGAACGACTATGCTGATTTTCCAAGCTTCGTAACCACTGACCTCTACCTACAACTGTTCCATCTCTATTTTGATTGTGTATTGCGCGATGTGGAGGAAAAGCACTTAGACTCACTGATGATTGTCTTTTCTTCCAAAATGGGAGCAGAGATGAAGACACTTACAAGCAGTCAAAATGCAGAAATAAAGGCTGCAGCGGAATATGGTCAGGCATGGTTTGCAGTTGCATCTTGGCTCTTTAGTCATGATAAAGCACCAAAATCAATAGCTACACTGAATGCCCCAGAAGCATACAAGAAGATGGTAATGGAAGAAATCACTAAGTCTTTCGAGGCTGAAAATGAATATTCTGAGATGCTTGAATATGACTCTCAGACAGGAATGTTTGCTTATTCGCTCTTCCGTCCACGTGGTCACTATACCCGTTCTAAGGTTTGTAGTCGTTACTTCCGTGGTATGATGTGGTTGCAAACAGCCCATTTTGGTACGGACAAACCTGCTAAGATGAAGCAGATTGCACTTATTGCCAATATCTTCAACCAACAACCAAAACTTAAAACCATATACGACAAGGTAAGTGAACCAATCACTTATCTTATGGGAACACCTGATAATGTTACCC
The nucleotide sequence above comes from Prevotella melaninogenica ATCC 25845. Encoded proteins:
- a CDS encoding FG-GAP repeat protein, which gives rise to MLLFFLIVGRTMAQQPLTFELERVSDSLSWLCLCSKTESKIAKTRPEKNKTSRTAIAKWRLPYPVYQLVTGDINGDGKDEAIVGVIKPTRFYPQPARRLFIFKQINGKIRPMWMGSRMGGILCDFRFIEPYVRTLQATTDDKYVVADYVWDDFGLAFVRFLTEAVSHEEALKRFTSNE
- a CDS encoding DUF3160 domain-containing protein, with the protein product MKHNPYYKRMQKNAFRTVAIALLILLVSPTAWAQSKKTDGNTGDAYIERTQEKKTPLILPGAGKVNIEKLKGKIDTQMDISKLNLVELRAIRNAFAARQGYPFKDATLRALYNTTTWYNDALWDVSEKEETTGKKFSPRYTKEQLAFTERIRAREAELRKLNFKPANSKDVVNMKNLINPFQLKEFDPKLYSMLGQNGFAIVPAEHNQLFHVYEKNDYADFPSFVTTDLYLQLFHLYFDCVLRDVEEKHLDSLMIVFSSKMGAEMKTLTSSQNAEIKAAAEYGQAWFAVASWLFSHDKAPKSIATLNAPEAYKKMVMEEITKSFEAENEYSEMLEYDSQTGMFAYSLFRPRGHYTRSKVCSRYFRGMMWLQTAHFGTDKPAKMKQIALIANIFNQQPKLKTIYDKVSEPITYLMGTPDNVTLIQVAELVKKMNLPIEKLLSSNKDMGKLTANIEAIAKKQTRIELKKTHGTKYVVDIMPQRYQPDAEALIATTDQDSPISLRPCPKGLDWMAVMGLPGAERILMDELKEAQKWKDFPKALTTARKKVANTPWEACVANQWMYTLQSLGDTAQSLPYFMQTPQWQKKNLNTALASWAELKHDAILYAKQPMVAECGSGGPEPPVVKGYVEPNVKFWEKAIALVTKMDKVLTTYNLQTEKAKAVYERIKEMAEFCRDISIKELNSGKITDEEYNQIEIIGSTVENISLELVSEDNQMLQGWSDVVSTDKKVAVVADVFTAGGENVAIDDKCVLYEGVGPAYEIYVVVEIDGSLYLTRGSVFSYREFTRLMSDPRMTDEEWQEELKKSPTGGTPSWMKEIIAPVKGMSADDEETFYSSGC